Proteins encoded together in one Panthera uncia isolate 11264 chromosome A2, Puncia_PCG_1.0, whole genome shotgun sequence window:
- the LOC125931016 gene encoding small nuclear ribonucleoprotein F-like — MSLPLNHKPFLNGLIGKPVKVKLKWRMEYKGHLIGVPGWRSRLSVRLQLRSRSRGP, encoded by the coding sequence ATGAGTTTGCCCCTGAATCACAAACCTTTCCTGAATGGATTAATAGGAAAGCCAGTAAAGGTGAAACTTAAGTGGAGAATGGAGTATAAAGGCCACctgatcggggtgcctgggtggcgcagtcggttgagcgtccgacttcagctcaggtcacgatctcgcggtccgtga